The region ACAGATTTATCAATGTATTTTTTCGCTCTCGAAACTAATGCTTCAGCGGCCAATATATTACCACTCCTGGATTCTTTCAATGCACCACCGTAATTTTCATAATAAAACAGAAAATTCCTTTTATACTCACAAATTGAATTGATCATCTGAGTAATGCCTTCATCAAATTTCAAATGATCTTTATAGCTTTTCTCGTTAGACTGGGCAAGAAGTTCCAGACCCGTATATAAATCATCATATTTTCCCATAATAAATAATTAAAAAGTTTCAAAAACCTCCGCTCCTTTTTGAGAAATCAAGTACGACAATGCTATTCTGTCTTCAATATTAAATTTGATGGGTGGACAAGAGAAAATCCCCTCCTTCCATGTTTTAGGACATGCTCCTCCGCAAATAGGAAGTATTTTACATGTATGACACGGAGAGTTCGATTTGTTTTCTCTAATCAAATCATACCAGTTGATAAAATCTCTTTTCGGCAATAAATCGTCTGGAGATAAAGTATCCAGGTTTCCTAATATATAACCTGCATCATCATAACTAGGAACATACGATATCTCTGTACAATTATATATATTTCCATAAGCATCTACTAATTCCGCTTTGGGATCAACTGCCATACAGGTTTGCTTTTTTCTTTGTGGTAAGATAGAAGCGGAACTAAATTCATTCTTCAGACAGTACATTAACCATTCAATTTCTTTATCGGCAAAATTTTCAACTTCTAAAGATTTTAAGTGAGCATCATTACCCCATGAGTGAATGGGCGCAACATAAAAGTTTGTAATTTTCTTATGAAGTCCCAAGCTTTTTAATTCATCAATCAAAAGAATGGCTGCTTCATCATTCATTTTGTCAACATTACATCTGATACTGATAGCCGCGTTTAATGTATCAAATTCCTCATGGTTTAGGATATTAATAAGGTTTTCCATAATGATCTTATAGCTTTTTTCGCCTGATTTCAGGAACCTTCTCTTATCATGATACTCTTCTGTACCGTCTAAGGTGATTTCAAAAAAACGTATATGATGATTTTTAACTAGATCTAAAAACACATTGAGCTTCAAAGAAAGACCATTGGTTACCATCTTAGAAGAATACCCTAAGTTATGTTGATCAGCCAGTTCTTTCAATCGCGGAGTCATGCTTTTTATATTACTTAAAGCCATTAAAGGCTCTGCACCAAACCATCCAATTTCTAAGGTATTATATGAATGTTCATTTTCTAATTTATATTTCAGTCTTTCTAGTATTGCATCCATTTGCCCCTCATTCAGAAGTGCTTTAGTATGATTTTGCCCACAATATCCGCATCCTAACTGGCAGTTGGCTGTAGGCTGTATAACCTGATATAATGTTTTGCTGTCTAAAATTGAATTTTTATTTTCCTGTATTACTTCTTCTAATTCGTTCTCCTGGCTGGGAACAATTAAATATGTCGATAATAATTTTGAAAAGATATTCTCTGGCAAACTGTCATAGTCTTCTCTTTCATATATGGCTGCGGTATCACTTTCTAGTGCTATTGTTTCTCCAGTCCTGGTCGAGAAATACAGAACGGTATCATTTCCAGCTTCTGTTTTTATCCTGTAATATGAATTTCTAAACATAATAAATGAGTTAAATGAAAAAAACCCCATAACATAAAGCTATGTTATTATGATATGGGGAATTTAATATTACAAACTAGTTGTAGGTTGTGTTGGCTGCGTAGGTTGTTGTGGACCGCAAGAATTGTTTACTGTACAAGAGTTATTAACTGTACAAAGCGGCTGCCAAGCTAAGGCAGCTTGTCCTCCTCTGATAGCCATTTGTTCGTTAACACTAATAATTTCTCCTTTTTTTAGAGAGTCAAGTTTTGCAACTTCGAAAGCATTCTTTAATTTAGAATTTCTCATTTTGTTTAATATTAAAATTTAAGATTTGGTTAAAGTTTCGATACATTAAACCCTAATTGGTATCGCTTGCAAGCATTAATTAATCCATATAATATCCATATTGCGCACTATAAATACCTGTGAATTAAATATTTTTAGAAAGTACTCGCCGGAGCTGTACTATTATTCAGTTTCTTTTGAATCTGCAGCTTTTTCCCACTAGAGAAATCATAACTCAACCCCAATACAAACATATTTCTGTTATTATAGATATTTGTTTTATTAGTATATGCTACCCAATCACCGGATAAACTTTTCGTATGATATTTAGAAGGTGTTCCTACCCAATACATACCGGTTGTGAAAGTCCAGCTCCCGTGTTGATAAGCTATAAGGAGATGGCTTTGGTTTTCGTCTTTACTTAGGAAAGACCCACTTAAAGAAAAGACCGGGATATTGAATTGATAATAGGCAGAAAAATTTTTGTATTGAGAGATTAATGCAAAATTATTTCTTACAAAATTTCTTGTATACTTCTTTCCGTTTACAGAAGTTAGTTTTGTGGCAGTGGGTGCAATATAAGTTTTGAGAACAAGCCAACTATTTCCAAAAGGTTTTATGGAACCACTGATCTGAACTCCTTTTTCACTATAGCTTTTGGCATTTTCATAAGTTAATGCATACCCTCCCGTTTCCGGATCTAATTGATAAAATTGTGCAAAATATCTGTCAGCAATATTATAAAAAAGCGTAGTATTTAAATCCAAATATTTACTGCTGAAGGAATAGATCAGATTATTTTTAAAAACATGCTGTGCCTTAAGATAAGGATTTCCTTTCTGAACAATATTGGGCACAACCTGTACAACATTACTGCTTAAAGCCGATGCAAAAGGACTTTGAGAAGAATATTGAGTAACAAATCTCAAAAACTGATTTTTAGGGAATTCATAGCTCAAAACCACTTTCGGAGTTGGAGCCCAATTATCCTGTATAATTTCTGCACTCTTGTTGTGAATTTGAGTAAGCCCCATTCCCAACCTATAAGAAAACTTGTCTTTTTTACCCGAATATTCAGTGTAAAGATATTGTTCCAGATAATTTACAGAATATTTCCCTGCTCCTAAAAGATTGATCAGATCATTATTAATTGAAGTATTGGATATTCGATATCCTGAGCTTAATTTTCCTTTTTCAAAATTATGAACATGCGCAATTTCCCCTACAATTCCGGTTTGTTTCGCTTTCAAATTCATATCATTATTGAAAATGTCGGTATAATCACTGGATTTCCATTCATGGTCAAACTGATAAGATTTTGTATTGAAATAGGAACCTATGACATTCAAGCTCAATTCATCTTTTTTTCCAATGTTTTTAGAATAGTAAAGATCCAAAGTAGGGTTCGTATAATTAGAATTGCTATTATGAACAGTATGATGCAGCTCATCATTATTATTCATTGTAAATAAGCTTTGACCTGCTCCTTTTAAAAAACTTGAATTCAAAATCATATTCAATTTTGCCTGAAATACATACTTACCTGAATCAGTATTCGAATATCGTAATCCTATATTCTGATAAGTATACCCAAAATGATCTTTTTGCTCCTCTGCTGACCGGTAATGAATCTGATTCAGATCATATTCATACGTCTTATCAACAATCCTGTTATTATAGTCCCTAAGATTGATGGTATATTCCAGACCGAAATCATTTTTCCCTTCTGTATAACCACCATACACAGAACCATTAACAAAACCTGTTGTAAATGCAGAAGTCAGATCTGTCCCGAATGAATATCCTACTTCCGGATTTTTTGTAATAATATTTACTACCGCATCTGCTCTTTGTGAATACCTTGCAGGCGGAATATCAAAATATTCCACTCTTACAACATTTGTTGATGCAACACTTTTAATTTGGTTATCGGTAGCCTCAACTCCATTGATAAGAAACAGGATTCTTCCTCCTTTAAGACTTATCACCATATTAGAAACAGGATCAAGCTGTAGCTCAGGCAGTGTAATAAGCAAATCTTTAGAATGCCTGGCTTTTTCAAGAGCTTCTTTATCAAAAGTATAATTTGCGTGATCCGAAAACTGTTTTTTCTTTTGGGCTTTAATAAGTACCTCCTGAATTTCTTTAGTTTTTAAGGTATCAACTACATTTTCCGATATTTTATTTTCATTAGTCTGTGCAAACATACCGGTTGCCATCAATGCCAATATCACTGTAAAATATCGTTTATTACTTTCTTTTATCATAATTTCTTTCTCAATAAAAACCAGTATTTACTTTATTTCATACTGCACATTTTTCAATAAGTATAAATATCACCACTTAATTTCATCCTTCTTTGGTGGCGGATCACCTTCTGGCCCATCTGACAAAATGGAAGCATTTTGTGACAGAGTCACAGACTGTATGCCAACAGAATCTATTTTGATTTTTGTAGCTATCGACTGATTTTGCATTTCATCAGCAATTGTTGTTAATTCTTCTGCTTCTCTACAGCTAACTACTGTAACGAATACAACAATTGCTGATACCCAAGAGATAAACTTTTTCATAATATTTTCTTTGAAGTTTATCCCGGCGCCGGGAGTTTTTTAAATTGAATTCGGATGCTAAATTATTTGGGTGAAACGTTTTTTCCTAAAAAAGCAAGTCTCTAATTGAAAATTGACAAATAAAGACGTCCTAATACAGAAATTAGGACCACTATTTCGGAATTAAATATCTGATACACATTCATATAATTTTTATTTATAATTTGTATAAATAAAAATTATATGAATGTTTTTTTATCAGGTTTAGTTAGTTTTGCACTACATAATATATTCTGAACTAAAATGTTCTCTAAAAAAACTCCTTTTTATTTATTTTATTTTTTATTGTTTTTTTCTTTTGGAAAGATATACAGCCAGCAAAGCTTTGAAAATCTACGAGGTCTATATGAGAAGAAAAATGAGAATGATATAACCGCATTAAAAGGTATAAATCTCTATATTAAGAAAGCTAAACTAGAAAACAATCTAACTGAGCAGATACAGGGATACAGAGATGCCACATTTTTTTCTCCTGATAAAAAGTTAAAAATACAATATGCAGATAGCGCCATAGCAGTCGCAAAAAAAGCAGATAATAAAGAACTTATTTCTACGGTTTATCTGCTGAAAGGCAGTCTATATTATTTTTACTATAGAAACTACCAGTATGCATTAGCAGAATATTTAAAAGCCTACCAATATTCTAAAGACAGTAAAGATGATTATTTGAAATTTAAGATCATTTATCAGATGGGGCTGGTAAAAAGTTATTTAGGATACTATAACGAAGCAATTGAACATTTTAAAGAATGTATTTTTTACTTTGAACCGAAAACAAAGGGCAATTACCATCCTAATTCAATATATAATGCTAAAAAAGGATATCTCAACAGCCTACACCAGATTGCTGTATGTTATAGAAATATAAATGACTACAAAAATGCAGATTCAATCATCAACATAGGCTTAAATATTTCAAGTCAATCGGACGATTTTTCTTTGGAAGAAGCGTATTTTCTTAAATGTAAAGGCATCTCGGAATTTAATCATAAAAATTATAATGCATCCCGTGCTTTTCTGCTCCAAGGGCTCTCTCTCTTAAATAAAAATGAAGACTTTTATTGGGCATCTGTTTCCGATTTTTATGTCGGAAAAAATTACCTAAGTTTAGGAAAAGAAGATGTTGCAATACAACAGTTTGAAAAAGTGGATTCCATTTTTCAAAAAAGAAAATTTATTGTCCCTGAGCTTCTCGAAAATTATAATTTCTTAATCAAATATTACCAGAAGAAAAAAGATGTTGAAAAGGAACTCGAATACTCAAAAAAGCTTTTGAAAGCTGACAGTATTTTTAGTAAAGACTTTAATTATTTGTCTGCAAAAATCCACAAGGATTACGATAAGCAAATTTTGGAAGAGTCTAAGAATAAACTAGAGGCCCGTAATAACCTGAATATTGGAACAATCATACTCCTTGTTTCCGTGCTGATTTTGTTAGCTATATTGGCGTGGCGATTTTACAATAATGCACAATCAATAAAGCTGAAGTACCAAGAATTGGAAAAAAAACTTCAACACCAGACGAAACCAGCTTTACCTTCGTACGAGAATATCACTAATTACGGAAAGTCTGTCTTGAGTGAAGATATATTCATGGATTTACAAAATAAATTAAAAGAATTTGAAGCTACAGGAAATTTTAAAGAAAATGGATTAACAATCGACCAACTTGCCAATACTTTCCGTACTAATAAGTCTTATCTCTCTCAATATATTAATGATGTTAAAGGTATGAATTTCAGTAAATATCTTTCTACCCTTCGTATTAATTATATTACTAAATTAATGTATGAAAACCCTCAGTACCTACGATTAAAAATACAAGGACTGGCGAACGAGTGTGGAATAAGTTCCCGCCAAAATTTTTCAGACCTTTTTCTGGAAATAAATAATATTCGTCCCACAGACTTCATTAAGCAAAGGAGAAAAGAATTAGAAGAAAGAAAGATACCTGGTTTTGAATCTCCATCCGAGTCTTAAGTTGGGATCAGAACAATTATCTACTTCTGATTTTAGATTGGTTTCTTTGGCTTCTTAAAATATAAAAAATATAAACCGCTATAAATATTTATAGCGGTTTATTAATTATTATTAATTGATAATGATCAATACTTATTTCACTTCTTCGAAGTCTGCATCCTGTACATCTTCACCTCCTGCATTTCCTGCATTTTGTGCACCTGCATCAGCTCCCGGCTGTTGACCAGCTGCATACAATTCTTCTGAAGCGGCCATCCAAGCTGCATCTAAAGCTTCTGTTTTAGCTTTTACATCGTCAGCATTTTTAGCTTCGAAAGCTGTCTTCAATTCTCCGTGAGCTGCTTCGATAGCTGCTTTTTTATCAGCAGAAAGTTTCTCACCGAATTCTTTCAATTGTTTTTCAGTCTGGAAGATCAATCCGTCAGCTTTGTTGAAAATCTCAACTTCTTCTTTCTTCTTAGCATCCGCTGCAGAGTTTTCCTGAGCTTCTTTCTTCATTCTTTCGATTTCTTCGTCAGAAAGACCTGAAGATGCCTGAATTTTGATTGTCTGTTCCTTACCAGTACCTTTATCTTTAGCAGAAACACTTAGGATACCGTTAGCATCAATATCGAAAGTTACTTCGATCTGAGGAACTCCTCTTGGTGCTGGCGGAATATCTGTAAGGTCGAATCTACCGATTTCTTTGTTATCGTTGAACATTGGTCTTTCCCCCTGTCCTACTCTGATGCTTACAGCAGGCTGATTGTCAGAAGCTGTAGAGAATACTTCAGATTTTTTAGTTGGGATCGTAGTGTTTGCTTCAATTAATTTAGTGAAAACAGAACCCATAGTTTCAATACCTAAAGAAAGTGGCGTAACGTCAAGAAGCAATACATCTTTTACATCACCTGTCAATACACCTCCCTGAATAGCAGCACCAATAGCTACAACCTCATCCGGGTTAACTCCTTTAGATGGTTTCTTACCGAAGAATTTTTCTACTTCTTCCTGAATAATTGGGATTCTTGTAGAACCTCCTACCAAGATTACTTCGTCGATATCAGAAGTTGATAAACCTGCATCTTTCAATGCTTTAGCAACCGGTTCCATAGATCTTCTTACTAGATCTGCAGATAATTGCTCGAATTTAGCTTTAGTTAAAGTCTTCACTAAGTGTTTAGGACCTGTAGCTGTAGCTGTAATATATGGAAGGTTGATTTCCGTTTGTGGAGAAGAAGATAATTCAATTTTAGCTTTTTCAGCAGCTTCTTTCAATCTTTGAAGAGCAATTGCATCAGCTTTTAAATCTACACCTTCTTCAGCTTTGAATTCATCTGCCATCCAATTGATGATCACATCATCAAAGTCATCACCTCCTAAGTGCGTATCACCGTTTGTAGACAATACTTCGAATACACCATCTCCTAAATCAAGGATAGAGATATCGAAAGTACCACCACCAAGGTCATACACAGCGATTTTTTGATCTTTATGGTTTTTATCTAGACCATAAGCTAACGCAGCAGCTGTAGGTTCGTTGATAATTCTTTCTACTTTAAGACCAGCGATTTCACCCGCTTCTTTAGTAGCCTGTCTTTGAGCATCGTTGAAGTATGCAGGAACAGTGATTACCGCTCTTGTTACTTCCTGTCCAAGATAATCTTCAGCAGTTTTCTTCATTTTCTGAAGCGTCATTGCAGAAATTTCCTGTGGAGTATATTCTCTGTCGTCGATTTTTACTTTTACCGTATCGTTTGGTCCGGATACTACTTCATAAGGTACTCTTGAAATTTCTTTCGCATCTTCTTTGAAGTGAGTCCCGATAAATCTTTTAATTGAATATACTGTTTTCTTTGGGTTAGTTACCGCTTGTCTTTTTGCAGGATCACCCACTTTTCTTTCTCCATCTTCTGTAAATGCTACAATAGAAGGAGTTGTTCTTTTACCTTCAGCATTAGGAATAACAACAGGGTCTTTTCCCTCCATTACAGCAACACAAGAGTTGGTTGTTCCTAAGTCAATACCAATTATTTTACTCATAATATTTATATTTTTTCTAATTTTTAAAATTAATTTACACTCTCAATTTCTCAATATCTGTACCATTCATAGGGATGTGACAAAATGACACAATACAGTATAAAGAGACTTATCCATCGCTCAAAAACCAGTCTATTCAAGACATTTTTGACATTGACAGCTACAAAAATTTAATCAAAGTTTAACCTATTATATAGGGATCATAATCTCATGAATTATTATTTTTGATAAAATATAAACTAGAGAATGTCATTACACTTCAATCCAAGAGATATTACATGGCTTGCTTTCAACGAAAGGGTTTTGCAGGAAGCTATGGACGAAAATGTGCCTTTGCATTTAAGAATCCGTTTTTTAGGAATTTTTTCTAATAATTTAGATGAATTTTTCAGAGTACGTGTAGCAGGATTAAAGCGTGCCATGGATTTTAAAGAAAAAGTAATTGCAGAATCGTTTTACCAACCTCCTTCAAAAATTCTTCAGAAAATTAATGACATTGTTATCAAGCATCAGCAGAATTTTGATAAGACCTGGAAGAAAATTCAGACTGAAATGGCTGATCATAAAGTTTTCATTAAAACCGCAAAAAACTTAACCGCCAGACAAAAGGAATTTGTCAGAAATTATTTTGATGAGGTAGTAGAAGCTAATGTCATCCCTATTCTACTTCATGAAAATACACCAATGCCTTACATGAGAGATAAAAGTCTTTACCTGGGTGTTGCAATGAGAAAAAAAGACTGGCAATATTCCAGCAATTATGCTATCATTGAAATTCCGTCAAGATTTGTAGGACGATTTCTTTTGCTCCCGACGGAAGATCCTGAGGAAAAAGATGTCATGCTGCTGGAAGATGTCATTACATTCAATTTACCGCATATTTTCTCTTATTTTGGATATGACGAATTTTCTGCTAATGCTTTTAAAGTAACCAAAGATGCAGAGCTTGATCTGGATAATGACATCCGAACCAACTTCGCGGAAAAAATCGAAAAAGGATTGAAAAACCGAAGAAAGGGAAAACCTACCCGTTTTGTTTTTGATAAAGATATGGACAAAGCACTCCTGGAAATGCTGATCCGAAAATTGAACTTAACGAAGAAAGACAGCATCATTCCTGGTGGAAAGATTCATAATTTCAAGCATTTCATGGATTTTCCGGATGTTTTTGAAAAATACGAAAGACCGGTAGAGAGAACTTCTTTTATGCACCCTGCTTTTGAACATGGCGAAAGAATAACCGATGTTATTCTGAAACATGATGTTCTGCTTACTTTCCCTTACCACAAATATAATCCTGTAATTGACCTTTTACGTGAGGCAGCAATGGATCCGGATGTAAAATCGATTCAGATCACGGCTTATCGTTTGGCAAGCAGCTCAAAAATCATCAATGCATTGATCAATGCAGCCAGAAACGGTAAAGAAGTTACAGTAATGCTTGAGCTTCAGGCCAGATTTGATGAAGAATCCAACCTTGAATGGAAAGAAATGCTTGAGCCAGAAGGAATAACGGTTCTGGTAGGAATTCCTGATAAAAAAGTACATGCCAAATTGTGTGTCATCAAAAAAAGAGCCCATAATAAAACCATTCAATACGGATTTATAAGCACAGGAAATTTTAACGAAAAAACTGCCCGAATCTACGGAGATCACCTTATCATG is a window of Candidatus Chryseobacterium colombiense DNA encoding:
- a CDS encoding radical SAM protein, producing MFRNSYYRIKTEAGNDTVLYFSTRTGETIALESDTAAIYEREDYDSLPENIFSKLLSTYLIVPSQENELEEVIQENKNSILDSKTLYQVIQPTANCQLGCGYCGQNHTKALLNEGQMDAILERLKYKLENEHSYNTLEIGWFGAEPLMALSNIKSMTPRLKELADQHNLGYSSKMVTNGLSLKLNVFLDLVKNHHIRFFEITLDGTEEYHDKRRFLKSGEKSYKIIMENLINILNHEEFDTLNAAISIRCNVDKMNDEAAILLIDELKSLGLHKKITNFYVAPIHSWGNDAHLKSLEVENFADKEIEWLMYCLKNEFSSASILPQRKKQTCMAVDPKAELVDAYGNIYNCTEISYVPSYDDAGYILGNLDTLSPDDLLPKRDFINWYDLIRENKSNSPCHTCKILPICGGACPKTWKEGIFSCPPIKFNIEDRIALSYLISQKGAEVFETF
- a CDS encoding outer membrane beta-barrel protein, which translates into the protein MIKESNKRYFTVILALMATGMFAQTNENKISENVVDTLKTKEIQEVLIKAQKKKQFSDHANYTFDKEALEKARHSKDLLITLPELQLDPVSNMVISLKGGRILFLINGVEATDNQIKSVASTNVVRVEYFDIPPARYSQRADAVVNIITKNPEVGYSFGTDLTSAFTTGFVNGSVYGGYTEGKNDFGLEYTINLRDYNNRIVDKTYEYDLNQIHYRSAEEQKDHFGYTYQNIGLRYSNTDSGKYVFQAKLNMILNSSFLKGAGQSLFTMNNNDELHHTVHNSNSNYTNPTLDLYYSKNIGKKDELSLNVIGSYFNTKSYQFDHEWKSSDYTDIFNNDMNLKAKQTGIVGEIAHVHNFEKGKLSSGYRISNTSINNDLINLLGAGKYSVNYLEQYLYTEYSGKKDKFSYRLGMGLTQIHNKSAEIIQDNWAPTPKVVLSYEFPKNQFLRFVTQYSSQSPFASALSSNVVQVVPNIVQKGNPYLKAQHVFKNNLIYSFSSKYLDLNTTLFYNIADRYFAQFYQLDPETGGYALTYENAKSYSEKGVQISGSIKPFGNSWLVLKTYIAPTATKLTSVNGKKYTRNFVRNNFALISQYKNFSAYYQFNIPVFSLSGSFLSKDENQSHLLIAYQHGSWTFTTGMYWVGTPSKYHTKSLSGDWVAYTNKTNIYNNRNMFVLGLSYDFSSGKKLQIQKKLNNSTAPASTF
- a CDS encoding AraC family transcriptional regulator, yielding MFSKKTPFYLFYFLLFFSFGKIYSQQSFENLRGLYEKKNENDITALKGINLYIKKAKLENNLTEQIQGYRDATFFSPDKKLKIQYADSAIAVAKKADNKELISTVYLLKGSLYYFYYRNYQYALAEYLKAYQYSKDSKDDYLKFKIIYQMGLVKSYLGYYNEAIEHFKECIFYFEPKTKGNYHPNSIYNAKKGYLNSLHQIAVCYRNINDYKNADSIINIGLNISSQSDDFSLEEAYFLKCKGISEFNHKNYNASRAFLLQGLSLLNKNEDFYWASVSDFYVGKNYLSLGKEDVAIQQFEKVDSIFQKRKFIVPELLENYNFLIKYYQKKKDVEKELEYSKKLLKADSIFSKDFNYLSAKIHKDYDKQILEESKNKLEARNNLNIGTIILLVSVLILLAILAWRFYNNAQSIKLKYQELEKKLQHQTKPALPSYENITNYGKSVLSEDIFMDLQNKLKEFEATGNFKENGLTIDQLANTFRTNKSYLSQYINDVKGMNFSKYLSTLRINYITKLMYENPQYLRLKIQGLANECGISSRQNFSDLFLEINNIRPTDFIKQRRKELEERKIPGFESPSES
- the dnaK gene encoding molecular chaperone DnaK, with translation MSKIIGIDLGTTNSCVAVMEGKDPVVIPNAEGKRTTPSIVAFTEDGERKVGDPAKRQAVTNPKKTVYSIKRFIGTHFKEDAKEISRVPYEVVSGPNDTVKVKIDDREYTPQEISAMTLQKMKKTAEDYLGQEVTRAVITVPAYFNDAQRQATKEAGEIAGLKVERIINEPTAAALAYGLDKNHKDQKIAVYDLGGGTFDISILDLGDGVFEVLSTNGDTHLGGDDFDDVIINWMADEFKAEEGVDLKADAIALQRLKEAAEKAKIELSSSPQTEINLPYITATATGPKHLVKTLTKAKFEQLSADLVRRSMEPVAKALKDAGLSTSDIDEVILVGGSTRIPIIQEEVEKFFGKKPSKGVNPDEVVAIGAAIQGGVLTGDVKDVLLLDVTPLSLGIETMGSVFTKLIEANTTIPTKKSEVFSTASDNQPAVSIRVGQGERPMFNDNKEIGRFDLTDIPPAPRGVPQIEVTFDIDANGILSVSAKDKGTGKEQTIKIQASSGLSDEEIERMKKEAQENSAADAKKKEEVEIFNKADGLIFQTEKQLKEFGEKLSADKKAAIEAAHGELKTAFEAKNADDVKAKTEALDAAWMAASEELYAAGQQPGADAGAQNAGNAGGEDVQDADFEEVK
- the ppk1 gene encoding polyphosphate kinase 1 — encoded protein: MSLHFNPRDITWLAFNERVLQEAMDENVPLHLRIRFLGIFSNNLDEFFRVRVAGLKRAMDFKEKVIAESFYQPPSKILQKINDIVIKHQQNFDKTWKKIQTEMADHKVFIKTAKNLTARQKEFVRNYFDEVVEANVIPILLHENTPMPYMRDKSLYLGVAMRKKDWQYSSNYAIIEIPSRFVGRFLLLPTEDPEEKDVMLLEDVITFNLPHIFSYFGYDEFSANAFKVTKDAELDLDNDIRTNFAEKIEKGLKNRRKGKPTRFVFDKDMDKALLEMLIRKLNLTKKDSIIPGGKIHNFKHFMDFPDVFEKYERPVERTSFMHPAFEHGERITDVILKHDVLLTFPYHKYNPVIDLLREAAMDPDVKSIQITAYRLASSSKIINALINAARNGKEVTVMLELQARFDEESNLEWKEMLEPEGITVLVGIPDKKVHAKLCVIKKRAHNKTIQYGFISTGNFNEKTARIYGDHLIMTADRGIMADINKVFNVLRKPKEDYLTVLKTCKNLLVCPQFMREKIIHHIDKEIEEAKAGRKAEMIIKANSVSDRLLITKLYDAANAGVVIKMIVRGIYCAVNQKDFKEKIKAISIVDEYLEHARVMYFYNKGSEDLYISSADWMTRNLDYRIEAAAKITDKNLKTELKEILDIQLRDNVKARILDKKLSNEYIRNNKEECRSQVETYKYLKAKATKK